The DNA region ACTCAGTGTCGTCCGAGGACAAGTCTACCCCCGGACTCGTACCCACAGACGGTGTGCTCATGTCATAGCCAGCGGACGTAGCATATGGCTCTGCTGCTGGGGCCACAGTTATCGGCGGTGCGAAATCAGTGTAGCCCATGTCAGGTGGAAGCGATGAACATGAACTTTCAAGGAAGCTAAAATCAGGGGAGGGCAAATTGAATGTGTACTCGTTTAAAAGATCTGGGTATTGCTTGGAATTGGGTGAAAAGGCATGGTCATCAGCTACCAAGACAATGTTTATGGAATCAGGCAACCCAGAAAAATTAGGATCCATAACTATTTATAGTATCAAACTAATATGCCGAATCCCAGAACAAATAAACACTGAACTACCCAAACCATATCAAAGACTAGGATATATCTATAACATAGATGTGAACAAGCTAAAGGCAAAAGAAAAGGTTTAAAGTTGAAGAACCTCGGACATCCATCGGTTTCTCCGCGAGAAGCAAACACGTTTATCTGAGAAATAGCAGAGAATTCTCAGACGCGGAACAGCAAGATGGAGCCGAAGAAATTGATGAGATTACAGAGAGCGGCACTCAGCTCTGACCGAGACAATTCTGGGGACGCTCGGGAAGTTTCGAAGACGCTGTGTGGATGAAGACTTACAAAGGAGTCAAACTCCAATCCTGAGAGGCATTGATACATTTTCAATGTTTTGACTCGTCACTCAACTGCCAACCTTGGAATCATTGTTTGCTGCCTTGCAGCTCAAGACGAatactattcaaaaaaaaaaaaaaaaaatcattacaattttatatatatatacaattttttttttttttctcacatcaatcaaatttgctaTAATTTCATGCCACTTCTTTTTTCAAGTCCAATGCCAAACATAGCCAATGTTCTGTTTGGCAATCCACTcacttttcctttcttctttttattaataaaaagtcttaacttctttttttcacattaacaaACGGCCGACtgaatttctaattttaaaatgtgtaattttaaatatagtgatttgaaaatgaaattttttaaaatggaattaaagatttaataaaatcatagtttgagtattaaaattatgtgtttattacctatgatttaaaaacaaatatttttctatgttttcaaatctcactttttaaaaaaatgcactaCCAAATGATAGATTTTCtataatttgatttaaaatcactTCCTTTTATTTGCTTGTGAGATCGTAGTGCAAAATACattctaacatttttcctttttttttttttttttttttcaaaccaaaaattNNNNNNNNNNNNNNNNNNNNNNNNNNNNAATTAAAAAGTGAATGGTCAATTTCTCTGATGGTACAAGACTACTGGGAAAGCTTTATGAATTTTAATGCAGATGCCAACCTTGTTGCAATTAGGTATGagctcttttatctttttgttatttgtatCTCTTCACCTTTGCAGATTATCACCATAAATAGTTAGACATAATCTCCGACTCataattcatttcttttttggtgtgtgtttgTTCTTACCGGCATCACTCACCCTTTCAGACAAAATTATGAACTTGTGCAGTTTTACTTCTCTGGGCAATTGTACCTCCACCAGCAAACTCTTGTTTTTTCAAACTCTAAGGCTCTTCAACGTTCTGCAGCAAATTAAGTTGGAGTTCTTAAAGCCTTGGAGACAAGTGTATCCATAGAAAGGAATCATGAATCGGGGGTTATGCGGTTGCGGATATTAGCTGTTTTTTAGCGATTAATAACCGCCCCACTTCTTAGTTGTTCGGATTTGGTATAAAAGGCCTACAAGTAGAATTGCAAAGATACTCAGAACCTTAGAACCAGTTGTGTTTTCTTGAAGGTCAAGCAGTCCTCAGAAACAGCTCATTTTGACATTTACATCCAATTTCCATTCAATTCTACTACTCAATTCCATAAATTCCAAGATCATTCAAAACATTACAATACAAAACTTTAAGTTCATTACAGAATCTGGAACATGATACCCGCAATACAAAGTTTACTTCTCTACTTGTTGGTTTAACAAAATTGTGATCCCTAAGCTGAATCATGATATTATATAAACACCCTTAGAAAGTTTAAGAAGATGAGCATACAAGATACGTTTATAATCTACCTGCACGTacagaagaggaaaaaaaaaaatggaaattgaaCAAAAACAATAGTTCGTGCAGTACCTAAGGTATCCTTGCCGGCCCTGCCCACAATTATGAGTTTCCACAAATATCCTCATTCGGCACCCAGCAAGAGGAAGCATAGACAATTCGGCCCTTCCATCCCTGAAGCATCCAGTGGTTGTCTTCATCAAGTACAAAATCTTTGTGGTAGCATTTCATCATCTTAGACTTGAACAAGGTCATCACCTCTTGGTCCAATGGGAGCTGCCTGAAGCCAGCCCTTATAGTCCGTACCTGCCACTGCTTGTAAGTCTCGGGCCTCTCAACCCTTTGTAAGCCCTCACATGCTAAAACATTCATAGCCTCCCTCCCAAGGAACTCTCTCTCAAACATCAATCTCTCTTTGTTCTCACGGACACGGGGTAAAGTAACATCAAATATGTCATACAATGCAGAGAAGTGGTACAGTGCTTCTCGGAACCTTGTGACAAAGAAGGGGGAACCGTAGGATCCATTAATAATAGAATGAACAAATATATTGGGGTTTATCCTCCTGATTAAATTCAAAACGGTATCCCGTGGACTGGTCTCTTCAACTGTCTCATCCAGTATGTTCTTAAACCGGTACCAACAGTTCACAACAAGCACCTCATTCCTATCAATCTTGAGGTCCTCAATTTGGATAGTCTCCCAGTTCTGTGATGCAAGAGCATGGTACTCAAAAGGAACATCAAACCGCTCACAATACTTAGCCAAACGACGACCAGTCTCCTCAATACTCTCAGTTGGACGGAATCCGGGTTGTGGAATTTCTATCCCTGTAATACGTAGCTTGGGAGGTCCTCCAACTCTTTTTGAAAGCATATGGATCAGAAGTGGCCAATGGAAACCATATTCGACACCAAAGTCTATAATATGAAGACGTGTTGCTTTCTCTGCTACTTTATTAATCATTTTGTTAGCAAAGAATAGTGAGATCCTCCTGAAAGGGATGGCAGAAAGAGGAACGTTGTAagctttcaaattttcaaaagctGAGATCCTTTTGGAAATTAAGgaactataaaaaatttgagttccaGTGCCAGTGCCAGCCAAGCGTGCCTCGAGGCCATTAGCAAAGAAATGGGCCAACCTCTGAGACCCATCACCATAAGGGGAAGAATGCTGCCTAATCTGCTTCAGTAACTCATTTGCAGTTTTAATGTCACCTGTTGATACAGCTTGCGCACATTGAATCAAAAGAGTCCTCAAATCAActgtttccttctttttgcCCTGTTTCTTAGCACGGCTCTTCCCACCACTAACTCCTTGCGGCTGCGCATTTGGCTGTGAGGCCTTGCTTGCTTCATTTTGCACGGTTTCATTGTTATTGTTATCGTGTAGTAGAGAAATAGCTTCGGTGGAAACCAACAACTTATCAAACATTTCTGTCAATTCACTCTCTTCCACATAAACCGCATACTTCTTATTACTCTTCCCTTCTTCTACCTCTATATCTTCCCTCTCATGATTCTTCCTTACCCTCAACCCATCCGGTGAATTCTCTCTACCCTTCTCCCCCTTGATTTCCACCTTTCGATCTTCTCCCTTCCAGTCAGGTGATACCATGCTAGTCCCCAAATCAACAACCAACTGATTACCCCTAGGAAGGAACTTAGTAGCTTCCTCTAACCCTCCCCTAAATTGCAACACAGATTCACTATCAATAAAAATGTTCTCAGCCAAAAGCTCCATGCCATCACCGATGTTAGTCACGCTGTTCGATTGATTGGCTAAAAACTGTGATCCATTACTGGGCTGCAAATTGAGGGAAGAAGGGGATTTCTGACCGAGAGCATCATAGAAGGATTTCTCAGTGACTTGGAGACCCAAAGGGTCGTAAAACAGGCTAGGCTTGTCCTTTATGTTCTCTTCCATAAGTATCTGGCCTATGTACTTGAGAACCGTTTCCGAGAACTCAGTGTCGTCCGAGGACGAGTCTACCCCCGGACTCGTACCCACAGACGGTGTGCTCATGCTATAGCCAGCGGACGTAGCATATGGCTCTGCTGCTGGGGCCACAGTCATCGGCGGTGCGAAATCAGTGTAGCCCATGTCAGGTGGAAGCGATGAACTTTCAAGGAAGCTAAAATCAGGGGAGGGCAAATTGAATGTGTACTCGTTTAAAAGATCTGGGTATTGATTGGAATTGGGTGAAAAGGCATGGTCATCAGCTACCAAGACATTGTTTATGGAATCAGGCAACCCAGAAAACTTAGGATCCATAACTATTTATAATATGCCGAATCCCAGAACAAATAAACACTGAACTACCCAAACCATATCAAAGACTAGGATATATCTATAAGATAGATGTGAACAAGCTAAAGGCAAAAGAAAAGGTTTAAAGTTGAAGAACCTCAGACATCCATCGGTTTCTCCGCGAGAAGCAAACACGTTTATCTGAGAAATAGCAGAGAATTCTCAGACGCGGAACAGCAAGATGGAGCCGAAGAAATTGATGAGATTACAGAGAGCGGCCCTCAGCTCTGACCGAGACAATTCTGGGGACGTTCGGGAAGTTTCGAAGACGCTGTGCATGAAGACTTAAAAAGGAGTCAAACTCCAATCCTGAGAGGCATTGATACATTTTCAATGTTTTGAATCGTCAACTGACTCAACCGCTCACCTTGGAATCATTGTTTGCTGCCTTGAAGCTCAAGActaatactattcaaataaaaaattactataaaataaatttttttgttttatacaaaatactcgcatcaattaaatttactacaATTTCAAGCCACTTCATTTCCCAAGTCCAATGCCAAACATAGCCAATGTTCTGTTTGGCATTCCACtcacttttcctttcttttttttattaataaaaagtattaacttctttttttcacattaacaaacagctaactgaatttctaattttaaatatagtgatttaaaaatgtaatttttttaaatggaattaagggtttaataaaattatagtttgactattaaaattatgtgttttttatctatgatttgaaaacacgtatttttctatgttttcaaatctcactttttttaaaaaatgcactacCAAATGATAGATTTTctataatttggtttaaaatcacttcttttattttttttgattgtGAGATCGTAGTGCCAAATACattctaacatttttccttcttttttttttttttttttttttctttctttccaaaacaaaaatattaacaaacaactttaaaaaaggccaaaaacataaaaaaataaaaaattaataaaaaattaacaaaacaagCTACACTCATGGACTTAGTATCCCATGAAAAGAAAGAGACACAACTTATAATTAAAAAGTGAATGGTCAGCTTTTCTCATGGTACAAAATTACTGGGAAAGTTTTATGAATTTTAATGCAGATGCCAACCTTGTTGCAATTAGGTATGagcttttttatctttttgttatttttatctcttcacCTCTGCAGATTATCACCATAAATAGTTAGACATAATCTCcaactcattatttttttcttttttggtgtgtgtgttTGTTCTCACCGGCATCACTCACCCTTTCAGACAAAATTATGAACTTGTGCAGTTTTACTACTCTGGGCAATCGTACCTCTACCAGCAAACTCTTGTTTTTTCAAACTCTAAGGCTCTTCAACGTTCTGCAGCAAATTAAGTTGGAGTTCTTAAAGCCTTGGAGACAAGTGTATCCATAGAAAGGAATCATGAATCGGGGGTTatgcggttgcggttattaGCGGTTTTTTAGCGATTAATAACCGCCCCACTTCTTAGTTGTTCGGATTTGGTATAAAAGGCCTACAAGTAGAATTGCAAAGATACTCAGAACCTTAGAACCAGTTGTGTTTTCTTGAAGGTCAAGCAGTCCTCAGAAACAGCTCATTTTGACATTTACATCCAATTTCCATTCAATTCTACTACTCAATTCCATAAATTCCAAGATCATTCAAAACATTACAATACAAAACTTTAAGTTCATTACAGAATCTGGAACATGATACCCGCAATACAAAGTTTACTTCTCTACTTGTTGGTTTAACAAAATTGTGATCCCTAAGCTGAATCATGATATTATATAAACACCCTTAGAAAGTTTAAGAAGATGAGCATACAAGATACGTTTATAATCTACCTGCACGTacagaagaggaaaaaaaaaaatggaaattgaaCAAAAACAATAGTTCGTGCAGTACCTAAGGTATCCTTGCCGGCCCTGCCCACAATTATGAGTTTCCACAAATATCCTCATTCGGCACCCAGCAAGAGGAAGCATAGACAATTCGGCCCTTCCATCCCTGAAGCATCCAGTGGTTGTCTTCATCAAGTACAAAATCTTTGTGGTAGCATTTCATCATCTTAGACTTGAACAAGGTCATCACCTCTTGGTCCAATGGGAGCTGCCTGAAGCCAGCCCTTATAGTCCGTACCTGCCACTGCTTGTAAGTCTCGGGCCTCTCAACCCTTTGTAAGCCCTCACATGCTAAAACATTCATAGCCTCCCTCCCAAGGAACTCTCTCTCAAACATCAATCTCTCTTTGTTCACACGGACACGGGGTAAAGTAACATCAAATATGTCATACAATGCAGAGAAGTGGTACAGTGCTTCTCGGAACCTTGTGACAAAGAAGGGGGAACCGTAGGATCCATTAATAATAGAATGAACAAATATATTGGGGTTTATCCTCCTGATTAAATTCAAAACNNNNNNNNNNNNNNNNNNNNNNNNNNNNNNNNNNNNNNNNNNNNNNNNNNNNNNNNNNNNNNNNNNNNNNNNNNNNNNNNNNNNNNNNNNNNNNNNNNNNttttttttttttttttaaaaaaaaaaaaattgatgtgacataaatgtaaatattttttttaagtgttttatattttaatttatttgttaatatttttgttttaaaagaagGTGTTACCAAATAAGTAACAAAAATTCTTGAAGGGTCTCATGAGTTAAGTCAAATCCTCAAGATTGCAAAGAATGGATTTATTTATAATGAAATCTACTTTACACAccaaattatatgatcatttgA from Corylus avellana chromosome ca10, CavTom2PMs-1.0 includes:
- the LOC132162757 gene encoding scarecrow-like protein 34, translated to MDPKFSGLPDSINNVLVADDHAFSPNSNQYPDLLNEYTFNLPSPDFSFLESSSLPPDMGYTDFAPPMTVAPAAEPYATSAGYSMSTPSVGTSPGVDSSSDDTEFSETVLKYIGQILMEENIKDKPSLFYDPLGLQVTEKSFYDALGQKSPSSLNLQPSNGSQFLANQSNSVTNIGDGMELLAENIFIDSESVLQFRGGLEEATKFLPRGNQLVVDLGTSMVSPDWKGEDRKVEIKGEKGRENSPDGLRVRKNHEREDIEVEEGKSNKKYAVYVEESELTEMFDKLLVSTEAISLLHDNNNNETVQNEASKASQPNAQPQGVSGGKSRAKKQGKKKETVDLRTLLIQCAQAVSTGDIKTANELLKQIRQHSSPYGDGSQRLAHFFANGLEARLAGTGTGTQIFYSSLISKRISAFENLKAYNVPLSAIPFRRISLFFANKMINKVAEKATRLHIIDFGVEYGFHWPLLIHMLSKRVGGPPKLRITGIEIPQPGFRPTESIEETGRRLAKYCERFDVPFEYHALASQNWETIQIEDLKIDRNEVLVVNCWYRFKNILDETVEETSPRDTVLNLIRRINPNIFVHSIINGSYGSPFFVTRFREALYHFSALYDIFDVTLPRVRENKERLMFEREFLGREAMNVLACEGLQRVERPETYKQWQVRTIRAGFRQLPLDQEVMTLFKSKMMKCYHKDFVLDEDNHWMLQGWKGRIVYASSCWVPNEDICGNS